From Rudanella lutea DSM 19387, a single genomic window includes:
- a CDS encoding TonB-dependent receptor, whose translation MYFLLKTYRIWVILLPLLAHVSLAQRVTIRGYVTDRTSGEALMSATVFDTQKQTGVTTNPYGYFSLPLSQPTRLRFSYVGYEPLEVDVSATSDTIMQIRLWPATHEIAPVSVSATGANTANDHPIGLVAIPISQLKAVPALLGETDLIKALALTPGVTVGSEGTTGLQVRGGSPDQNLIILDDATVYNVSHLFGFVSTFNPDAIRKVDLYKAGFPAHFGGRLSSIIDLSMKEGNNQRHRGDASIGLVSSRLLLEGPLSNALKGRSSYFVSARSSYFTLFLLPTLLAARSSPNGQYVNYWLYDVNAKANHQFRDGSRLFVSLYNGHDAWVAQEGSKTNRSAFNLNWGNTTTSIRYTRSLLKRLFLRSTLTFSRYQYTLSTRDRSKPGKDWITTQQIAVTSSIRDVTAKTVLEWNPLPGHNVQAGVEAIRHRFQPTRLVTTYEINPDTLNRINQAVAASEVAGFLEDDVSLTRWLRANVGVRAVSYRVDRQTYSYMEPRLTLNVAAGERLSVKFAYSKMHQFVHLLSSNSIGLPNDVWVPATGETPPQASDQMAVGLTYLPANRSLSVTLEAYHKRSTGLIDYQTGSNFLSNFNRRWENTVERNGEGDSRGIEVMVLKTQGRLTGWTGYTLAHHRRRFATIDQNRWYDATYDRRHVFSATGQYQFNDRIRASATWVYQSGQPTTVPIAMQENLGQEATAYPLFVYGDRNNFRMPAYHRLDVGVTIGHKTRRRMRNAHWSFGLYNAYNRSNPFYLDFSRKLVWGADGKATGFDYKVVRKAVFPVLPYAS comes from the coding sequence GTGTATTTTTTATTGAAGACGTATCGTATTTGGGTTATCTTGTTGCCGTTACTAGCGCATGTATCTCTGGCGCAGCGAGTAACCATAAGGGGTTACGTAACCGATCGAACATCCGGCGAAGCGCTCATGAGCGCAACCGTGTTCGACACCCAGAAACAGACAGGAGTTACGACCAACCCGTACGGGTATTTCTCCCTGCCGCTCTCCCAACCAACTCGTCTTCGATTCTCTTATGTGGGATACGAGCCGCTCGAGGTTGATGTTTCAGCAACTTCAGACACCATAATGCAGATTCGATTATGGCCTGCTACCCACGAAATAGCGCCCGTCTCCGTGTCCGCAACGGGGGCAAACACGGCAAACGACCACCCCATTGGCCTGGTTGCAATACCTATTAGCCAGTTGAAAGCAGTGCCAGCCTTGCTGGGTGAAACCGACCTGATAAAGGCGTTGGCATTGACACCGGGTGTGACGGTGGGTAGCGAAGGCACCACGGGGTTGCAGGTCAGGGGAGGTAGCCCGGATCAGAATTTAATAATCCTCGACGATGCCACGGTCTATAATGTGTCCCATCTGTTTGGCTTTGTTTCCACCTTTAATCCCGACGCTATTCGTAAAGTCGATTTGTACAAGGCGGGTTTTCCGGCTCACTTCGGTGGACGTTTGTCGTCAATCATTGACCTGAGTATGAAGGAGGGGAATAATCAACGACACCGGGGGGATGCGAGTATTGGGTTGGTCAGCTCCCGTCTGTTGTTGGAGGGACCGCTATCCAACGCGTTGAAGGGCCGTTCTTCTTACTTTGTGTCGGCCCGTAGTTCATATTTCACCCTCTTCCTGCTCCCGACCCTGCTTGCTGCTCGAAGCTCGCCGAACGGTCAGTACGTAAACTACTGGCTTTATGATGTGAACGCCAAAGCCAATCACCAATTTCGGGACGGCAGTCGACTTTTCGTTAGCCTTTATAACGGCCATGATGCGTGGGTTGCCCAGGAAGGGTCAAAAACAAACCGATCAGCTTTTAACCTGAACTGGGGTAACACGACCACCTCCATTCGCTACACCCGCTCTCTGTTAAAACGTCTTTTTCTACGATCAACGCTTACCTTTTCCCGGTACCAGTATACCCTAAGTACCCGGGACCGTAGCAAACCGGGTAAGGATTGGATCACCACCCAGCAGATAGCGGTTACTTCATCCATTCGGGATGTAACGGCAAAAACGGTTCTGGAGTGGAACCCATTACCTGGCCACAACGTGCAGGCTGGCGTTGAAGCGATCCGCCACCGCTTTCAGCCGACCCGGTTAGTGACGACCTATGAAATCAATCCTGATACGTTGAACCGAATTAACCAGGCCGTAGCTGCTTCGGAGGTAGCCGGTTTCCTCGAAGATGATGTATCGTTGACCCGCTGGCTCCGGGCGAACGTGGGTGTCCGGGCCGTGAGCTACCGGGTTGATCGTCAAACGTACTCGTATATGGAACCACGTCTGACGTTAAATGTGGCTGCGGGTGAGCGGTTATCGGTTAAGTTTGCTTACTCCAAAATGCACCAATTTGTGCATTTGCTTTCGAGCAACAGTATTGGACTGCCCAATGACGTATGGGTGCCTGCTACGGGTGAAACTCCACCACAGGCCTCTGACCAGATGGCTGTTGGCTTGACGTACTTACCCGCCAACCGTTCCCTTAGCGTCACCCTGGAGGCCTATCACAAACGCTCAACCGGCCTGATTGACTATCAAACGGGATCTAATTTTTTAAGCAACTTCAATCGCCGGTGGGAAAATACGGTTGAGCGCAATGGAGAGGGAGATAGCCGTGGTATTGAAGTGATGGTTCTAAAAACGCAGGGGCGACTGACGGGATGGACGGGCTACACGCTGGCCCACCACCGGCGTCGTTTTGCAACCATTGATCAAAACCGCTGGTACGATGCTACGTATGACCGGCGGCACGTTTTTTCGGCAACGGGCCAATACCAGTTCAATGACCGTATTCGGGCTTCGGCAACCTGGGTTTATCAATCGGGGCAGCCCACCACAGTGCCCATTGCGATGCAGGAAAACCTGGGTCAGGAGGCAACGGCGTATCCGTTGTTTGTCTACGGAGATCGCAACAACTTTCGCATGCCCGCGTACCATCGTCTGGATGTAGGGGTAACGATTGGGCATAAAACGCGTCGACGAATGCGCAACGCTCACTGGTCCTTTGGCTTATACAATGCGTACAACCGATCCAACCCGTTTTATCTCGATTTTAGTAGAAAACTCGTTTGGGGTGCTGATGGGAAAGCTACGGGTTTTGATTATAAAGTGGTCCGGAAAGCGGTTTTCCCGGTTCTTCCCTATGCAAGTTAA
- a CDS encoding DUF4249 domain-containing protein, whose translation MKSLILVLSALAPIVFGILSGCTKELGFDLPYDGDKLVLYGVLSPDSVVSLRVSRTYPPTGRYNYGRWVTNARVQLYEDSLLVEELSHLANGRYVSPSNFTPQPGRSYYFTVSSSGMPDSYSLPEQVPERIKIGQYAFAEPIEAQVNAGVTARKLDCRFTDSPATTDYYAVRLSGYSRGFFVAINSFGLDRPDEYGDGCGFRSAGQLNEYNLSDVCFSGQPTTVRVGVELEGPVQPGGLRGKLDQLRVSLIRANRGYFEYNRTFNANEGFLQAFQPPQVRYSNVKGGYGIILSYSSDTVTIRIE comes from the coding sequence ATGAAGTCGCTGATCCTTGTACTAAGCGCGCTGGCTCCGATTGTATTCGGCATCCTTTCCGGGTGTACGAAGGAGTTAGGGTTCGATCTGCCCTATGATGGGGATAAACTGGTTCTGTATGGGGTGTTGTCGCCAGATAGCGTAGTGTCGCTACGGGTGAGCCGAACCTACCCCCCGACGGGTCGTTACAACTACGGACGGTGGGTCACCAACGCCAGGGTGCAGTTATACGAGGACAGTTTACTCGTTGAAGAACTGTCCCACCTGGCCAATGGCCGATACGTGTCGCCTTCCAACTTTACCCCCCAACCTGGCCGCTCGTATTATTTCACGGTATCCAGTAGCGGTATGCCTGATAGTTACAGTCTTCCCGAGCAGGTGCCCGAGCGAATTAAGATTGGGCAGTATGCGTTTGCCGAACCCATAGAGGCTCAAGTAAACGCGGGAGTGACTGCCCGCAAACTGGATTGTCGATTTACCGATAGCCCAGCCACGACGGACTACTATGCCGTTAGGTTGTCTGGTTACAGTAGGGGCTTTTTTGTGGCGATCAATTCGTTTGGTCTTGATCGGCCGGATGAATATGGGGATGGCTGCGGGTTCCGCAGCGCAGGTCAATTAAATGAATATAATCTATCGGACGTCTGCTTTAGCGGCCAGCCAACAACCGTCCGGGTAGGGGTAGAATTAGAAGGTCCCGTGCAACCGGGGGGATTGAGAGGCAAATTGGATCAGTTACGCGTAAGCTTAATCCGCGCGAATCGGGGGTACTTTGAGTATAACCGTACATTCAATGCAAATGAAGGGTTTCTTCAGGCTTTTCAGCCGCCCCAGGTACGCTACTCCAATGTGAAAGGTGGATACGGCATCATTTTGTCTTACAGTAGCGATACCGTCACGATTCGAATAGAGTAG